Proteins encoded within one genomic window of Paenarthrobacter sp. JL.01a:
- the ffh gene encoding signal recognition particle protein, translating to MFNSLSDRLTATFKNLRGKGRLTEADVDATVREIRRALLDADVAVSVVREFTGRIRERALGAEVSGALNPSQQIVKIVNEELKEILGGETRRIRLAKTGPTIIMLAGLQGAGKTTLAGKLSKWLKAQGHSPLLVACDLQRPNAVTQLQVVGQRAGVPVFAPHPGATSSELEHPAGDPVAVAKAGVEEARQKLHDVVIVDTAGRLGVDAEMMDQARRIRQAIIPNEVLFVIDSMIGQDAVNTAMAFDEGVNFTGIVLSKLDGDARGGAALSVASVTGKPVMFASTGEGLDDFELFHPDRMASRILDMGDVLTLIEQAEKAWDKEEAARMAKKFADQEDFTLDDFLAQMQQIRNMGSMKKMLMMMPGAQNIRQQLENFDEKEIDRVEAIVRSMTPHERVAPKIINGSRRARIAKGSGVHVSEVNGLLERFAQAQKMMKKLAQGGGMPGMPGMPGLGGPGGGRKHGKNAPKKKARSGNPAKAAQELRDAEAKRANAASAAPKGAAFGQGAGEFDPSSLNLPKGFDKFLGK from the coding sequence GTGTTCAATTCACTCTCTGACCGGTTGACAGCAACCTTCAAGAACCTTCGTGGCAAGGGCCGCCTCACCGAGGCTGACGTCGATGCCACAGTCCGGGAGATCCGCCGTGCCCTCCTGGACGCGGACGTCGCCGTGTCCGTCGTCCGCGAGTTCACCGGGCGCATCCGTGAGCGTGCCTTGGGTGCCGAAGTCTCGGGGGCTTTGAACCCGAGCCAGCAGATCGTCAAGATCGTCAACGAGGAACTCAAGGAGATCCTCGGTGGCGAGACCCGCCGTATCCGCTTGGCGAAAACCGGCCCCACCATCATCATGCTGGCGGGCCTTCAAGGTGCCGGTAAGACCACTCTGGCGGGCAAGCTGTCCAAGTGGCTCAAGGCCCAGGGACACAGCCCCCTGCTGGTGGCGTGTGACCTTCAGCGCCCCAACGCAGTAACCCAGCTCCAGGTTGTTGGGCAGCGTGCCGGTGTCCCGGTCTTCGCCCCGCACCCAGGCGCCACGTCCTCCGAACTTGAGCACCCCGCCGGTGACCCGGTTGCCGTAGCCAAGGCCGGTGTCGAAGAAGCGCGCCAGAAGCTTCACGACGTCGTGATCGTTGACACGGCCGGCCGCCTCGGTGTCGACGCCGAGATGATGGACCAGGCCCGCCGCATCCGCCAGGCGATCATTCCCAACGAAGTTCTTTTCGTTATCGACTCCATGATCGGCCAGGACGCCGTAAACACGGCGATGGCCTTCGATGAAGGCGTCAACTTCACCGGTATCGTCCTTTCCAAGCTCGACGGCGATGCCCGCGGTGGTGCCGCGCTGTCTGTAGCGTCGGTTACCGGCAAGCCGGTCATGTTCGCGTCCACGGGTGAAGGCCTGGACGATTTCGAACTCTTCCACCCGGACCGTATGGCCTCGCGCATCCTGGACATGGGTGACGTTCTCACCCTGATCGAACAGGCCGAGAAGGCGTGGGACAAGGAAGAAGCTGCCCGGATGGCGAAGAAGTTCGCCGACCAGGAAGACTTCACCCTGGACGACTTCCTCGCCCAGATGCAGCAGATCCGCAACATGGGCTCCATGAAGAAGATGCTCATGATGATGCCGGGTGCGCAAAACATCCGCCAGCAGCTGGAGAACTTCGACGAAAAAGAGATCGACCGCGTCGAGGCCATCGTCCGCTCCATGACGCCGCATGAGCGTGTCGCCCCGAAGATCATCAACGGTTCACGCCGTGCGCGTATCGCCAAGGGCTCCGGTGTCCACGTGTCCGAGGTCAACGGGCTGTTGGAGCGTTTCGCCCAAGCCCAGAAGATGATGAAGAAGCTGGCCCAGGGTGGCGGCATGCCGGGGATGCCCGGAATGCCTGGCCTTGGTGGTCCTGGCGGCGGACGCAAGCACGGCAAGAACGCCCCCAAGAAGAAGGCGCGGTCCGGCAACCCGGCCAAGGCGGCCCAGGAGTTGCGCGATGCCGAGGCCAAGCGGGCCAACGCAGCTTCGGCAGCTCCCAAGGGTGCAGCTTTCGGCCAGGGCGCAGGGGAATTCGATCCGTCATCGCTGAATCTTCCCAAGGGCTTCGACAAGTTCCTCGGCAAATAA
- a CDS encoding MFS transporter, which produces MTQSPRSVKAPRIRQEKVPLPRDIKVMLAAAFLIALGFGLVAPVLPQFATTFDVGATAAAVIVSIFAFMRLVFAPAGGALIGRFGERNVYVCGLLIVAVSTAACAFAQDYWQLVIFRGFGGAGSVMFTVAAMGLLIRLAPPERRGRVSGAYASAFLIGSVLGPVAGGLLAGFGLRVPFLAYAGALLVAAIVVRTMLSGEGTAAQEAGQAPVMALREALADSAYRAAVFSSFGNGWVTFGVRMATIPLFAVAVLDSRPETAAWALAVFAVGNAAALTFSGPLADAWGRKFLVVAGLVITGVATGLIGLTTDLSAFLIASAVAGFGSGLLGPAQQAAVADVIGRGRSGGKVLAVFQMAADTGAIIGPVVAGLMADHWGYGWAFAITGCVLLLTAAGWLAAREPLTARVS; this is translated from the coding sequence ATGACCCAGTCGCCCCGATCCGTCAAAGCTCCGAGGATCCGGCAGGAAAAGGTTCCCTTGCCCCGGGACATCAAGGTGATGTTGGCTGCTGCGTTCCTGATCGCCTTGGGATTCGGGCTTGTCGCTCCGGTTCTGCCGCAGTTCGCCACCACTTTCGACGTCGGCGCCACGGCCGCCGCGGTGATAGTGAGCATCTTCGCGTTCATGCGCCTGGTCTTCGCGCCGGCGGGCGGTGCCTTGATCGGGCGGTTCGGAGAGCGGAACGTATACGTCTGCGGCCTGTTGATCGTTGCGGTATCCACTGCAGCCTGTGCCTTCGCCCAGGATTACTGGCAGCTGGTGATCTTCCGTGGCTTCGGCGGGGCCGGTTCGGTGATGTTCACCGTTGCCGCCATGGGATTGCTCATCAGGCTTGCCCCTCCGGAACGCCGCGGGCGCGTATCCGGCGCTTACGCTTCGGCTTTCCTGATCGGCAGCGTGCTGGGCCCGGTGGCAGGCGGCCTGCTGGCAGGTTTCGGTCTCCGGGTTCCCTTCCTGGCCTATGCCGGTGCGCTGCTTGTGGCCGCCATAGTGGTCCGGACCATGCTCAGTGGCGAGGGCACCGCCGCCCAGGAGGCGGGACAGGCACCGGTCATGGCGCTGAGAGAGGCGCTGGCCGACTCCGCGTACCGGGCAGCCGTGTTCTCCAGCTTCGGCAATGGATGGGTGACCTTCGGTGTACGCATGGCCACTATCCCGCTCTTTGCGGTGGCTGTCCTGGATTCCCGGCCGGAGACAGCCGCCTGGGCTTTGGCCGTCTTTGCCGTGGGCAACGCCGCTGCCCTGACCTTTTCCGGCCCTTTGGCAGACGCCTGGGGGCGCAAGTTCCTGGTGGTCGCGGGCCTCGTGATCACGGGCGTTGCCACAGGGCTTATCGGTTTGACGACGGATCTCTCTGCGTTCCTTATCGCCTCAGCGGTAGCGGGGTTCGGCTCCGGCCTGCTCGGCCCGGCCCAGCAGGCCGCCGTCGCCGATGTCATTGGACGCGGACGGTCCGGAGGCAAAGTGCTTGCCGTTTTCCAGATGGCGGCCGACACCGGCGCGATCATCGGCCCTGTTGTGGCCGGCCTGATGGCCGACCACTGGGGTTATGGCTGGGCTTTCGCCATCACCGGCTGCGTGCTGCTGCTGACGGCCGCGGGCTGGTTGGCAGCCCGCGAGCCGCTGACAGCACGCGTTAGTTGA
- a CDS encoding P-II family nitrogen regulator: MKLITAIVRPEKLEAVREGLEAYGVQGLTVSAASGYGRQRGYTEVYRGAEYNVDLLPKIRIEVLATDEQADDILDVLIASSNTGRAGDGKVWTVDVYEAVRVRTGERGAAAI, translated from the coding sequence ATGAAGCTCATCACGGCGATCGTTCGTCCCGAAAAGCTTGAAGCAGTCCGCGAAGGCCTCGAAGCCTACGGAGTCCAGGGCCTGACGGTCAGCGCGGCCAGCGGTTACGGCCGCCAGCGCGGGTACACCGAGGTGTACCGGGGAGCTGAATACAACGTGGATTTGCTGCCGAAGATCCGCATCGAGGTCCTCGCCACCGACGAGCAAGCGGACGACATCCTGGATGTCCTCATTGCGAGTTCAAACACCGGCAGGGCCGGAGACGGCAAGGTGTGGACGGTTGACGTTTACGAAGCCGTGCGGGTTCGCACAGGCGAACGGGGCGCAGCCGCCATCTAA
- a CDS encoding glucose-6-phosphate dehydrogenase, protein MTSKTTVKTLLILGASGDLTGRLLLPGLAGLLAAGRAPGLRLVGAGSDPWSPEQWHERVKGAFATASTSADAAGNAALDAVANNTSYHQVDVTADGPLAELLAQLEGPVAVYFALPPHVSQKACEVLHPDQVPAGTRLVMEKPFGSGTESAHELNKTLAALVPEDHIHRVDHFLGKATVLNILGLRFANRFLEPVWNRNHIEKVEVIFDEDLALEGRARYYDTAGALRDMIQSHLLHIMAFLAIDAPATIEERDLRDAVATVLRASSIKAPYEASTRRARYTAGTLGERNVPDYAAEQGVDPGRNTETLAEVQVEIDNWRWAGVPFILRSGKALGRRRKEAVITFRPVPHLPKGFSGVDSPNQLRIGFGPDVLQLDVDVNGPGDIFTLDRASLVAQLSAADLLPYGEVLEGILTGDPLLSVRGDTAEDCWRIIEPVLRAWEKGEVPLEEYDAGSAGPASWPTAVGS, encoded by the coding sequence GTGACCAGTAAAACAACTGTAAAAACGTTGCTCATCCTCGGCGCGTCCGGGGACCTGACAGGCAGGCTGCTCCTGCCCGGGCTTGCGGGGCTGCTGGCGGCCGGACGCGCGCCCGGACTGAGGCTGGTGGGTGCCGGTTCCGACCCCTGGTCCCCCGAACAGTGGCACGAAAGGGTCAAGGGCGCTTTCGCGACGGCGTCGACGTCGGCGGATGCGGCCGGAAACGCGGCACTGGACGCTGTTGCCAACAACACTTCCTACCACCAGGTGGACGTAACAGCCGATGGCCCCTTGGCTGAGCTGCTGGCACAGCTGGAGGGTCCCGTCGCCGTCTACTTCGCCCTGCCACCCCATGTCAGCCAGAAGGCCTGCGAAGTACTGCACCCGGACCAAGTGCCGGCAGGAACGCGACTGGTCATGGAAAAGCCCTTCGGTTCAGGCACCGAATCAGCACACGAGCTGAACAAAACGTTGGCTGCACTCGTCCCCGAGGACCACATTCACCGCGTGGACCACTTCCTGGGCAAGGCCACGGTGCTGAACATCCTGGGCCTCCGCTTCGCCAACCGCTTCCTTGAGCCCGTCTGGAACCGTAACCACATTGAAAAAGTGGAAGTCATCTTCGATGAGGACTTGGCCCTCGAAGGCCGGGCGCGCTATTACGACACCGCGGGTGCCTTGCGGGACATGATCCAGAGCCACCTTCTGCACATCATGGCTTTCCTGGCCATCGACGCCCCGGCCACCATCGAAGAGCGGGACCTCCGTGATGCCGTAGCCACCGTGCTGCGGGCCAGCAGCATCAAAGCACCCTATGAGGCCTCCACCCGCCGGGCCAGGTACACGGCAGGAACGCTGGGTGAACGCAATGTGCCCGACTACGCCGCCGAACAAGGCGTGGATCCCGGACGCAACACCGAGACACTCGCTGAGGTACAGGTGGAGATCGATAACTGGCGCTGGGCGGGAGTTCCCTTCATTCTCCGCTCAGGCAAGGCGCTGGGCCGCCGGCGCAAGGAAGCCGTCATTACCTTCCGGCCGGTTCCGCACTTGCCAAAGGGATTCTCGGGGGTTGACTCCCCCAATCAGCTCCGCATTGGATTCGGCCCGGATGTCCTGCAGCTGGATGTGGATGTCAACGGCCCTGGAGACATCTTCACCCTGGACAGAGCGAGCCTGGTGGCCCAGCTCAGCGCAGCGGACCTGCTGCCCTACGGTGAAGTCCTGGAAGGCATCCTCACAGGCGATCCCTTGCTGTCCGTTCGAGGAGACACCGCGGAGGACTGCTGGCGCATCATCGAGCCCGTCCTCCGTGCTTGGGAAAAGGGCGAAGTTCCGTTGGAAGAATACGACGCCGGTAGCGCCGGGCCGGCCTCCTGGCCCACCGCCGTCGGGAGCTGA
- the ftsY gene encoding signal recognition particle-docking protein FtsY gives MNDFLPIILSILAALVVVGGLVPVLLKARKSGSKYPGTRDANDPVQSSAAGGGTLVEDRPDGVKAPAPTFDGSVDGAAVPDDAAGLETIAIDTPAPVEGRLTRLRARLVKSNNILGKGLLALLSGDKIDENVWDEVEETLLLADLGTEPTMQLVDALRERVKVLGNRSPEDVKTMLREELIKLVDPGMDRSLNVDRKGDRPAVVLVVGVNGVGKTTTVGKLARVLVAEDKDVLLGAADTFRAAAAEQLATWGQRVGVPTVKSDIDGADPASVAYEAVKAGIDQEVDVVMVDTAGRLQNKTGLMDELGKVKRVIEKLAEVDEVLLVLDATTGQNGLNQARVFAEVVNISGIVLTKLDGTAKGGIVVAIQKSLGVPVKLIGLGEGPDDLAPFDAEGFVDALLN, from the coding sequence GTGAACGATTTCCTACCCATAATTCTGTCCATTCTCGCTGCGCTCGTAGTGGTCGGCGGACTCGTGCCGGTACTCCTGAAGGCCCGTAAGTCGGGCTCAAAGTACCCCGGAACACGCGATGCCAACGATCCCGTGCAGTCCTCTGCAGCAGGCGGCGGAACCCTTGTGGAGGACCGCCCGGACGGCGTCAAGGCTCCAGCGCCCACCTTTGATGGATCAGTTGACGGAGCCGCGGTTCCTGACGACGCCGCAGGGCTTGAGACCATCGCCATCGACACTCCTGCGCCGGTGGAGGGACGTCTCACCCGTCTTCGCGCCCGCTTGGTGAAGTCCAACAACATCCTGGGCAAGGGACTGCTGGCCTTGCTGTCCGGCGACAAGATCGACGAGAACGTCTGGGACGAGGTGGAAGAAACCCTCCTCCTTGCCGACCTCGGCACCGAACCCACGATGCAACTGGTTGATGCCTTGCGTGAGCGGGTCAAAGTCCTGGGCAACCGTAGCCCCGAAGACGTCAAGACCATGCTGCGGGAAGAACTCATCAAGCTGGTTGATCCGGGTATGGACCGTTCACTGAACGTCGACCGTAAAGGTGACCGTCCCGCCGTCGTACTGGTTGTCGGTGTCAACGGCGTCGGCAAGACCACCACAGTAGGCAAGCTGGCACGTGTCCTCGTGGCCGAAGACAAGGATGTGCTGCTGGGTGCGGCAGATACCTTCCGTGCTGCCGCGGCCGAACAGCTGGCTACATGGGGCCAGCGGGTGGGCGTGCCGACGGTGAAGTCCGACATCGACGGCGCCGATCCCGCCTCGGTTGCCTACGAGGCCGTCAAGGCCGGCATCGACCAGGAAGTCGATGTGGTCATGGTCGATACCGCAGGCCGCCTGCAGAACAAGACCGGCCTCATGGATGAGCTCGGCAAGGTCAAGCGCGTCATTGAGAAGCTCGCCGAGGTGGATGAGGTCCTGCTGGTCCTCGATGCCACAACGGGCCAGAACGGACTCAACCAGGCACGGGTGTTCGCCGAGGTTGTCAACATCTCAGGCATCGTCCTGACCAAGCTGGACGGGACGGCCAAGGGTGGCATCGTGGTGGCCATCCAGAAGTCACTCGGCGTGCCCGTGAAGCTGATTGGCCTCGGTGAAGGCCCGGACGACCTCGCTCCGTTTGACGCCGAAGGCTTCGTCGACGCACTGCTCAACTAA
- a CDS encoding ammonium transporter — translation MELTAGHVWVMVAAALVLFMTPGLAFFYGGMTRAKAALNMMMMSFISIGIVGVVWVLWGSSMSSGEGFLEIVGNPLATFGLEGVSATPDGLIKVGYAATFAIITVALISGAIADRAKFGAWSIFVPVWVTLVYCPLAYMVWGGGLFGPEGAIGKALGHAIDFAGGTVVHINAGVAALVLVLIIGNRRGFGKDPNHRPHNIPFVMLGAAILWFGWFGFNGGAAATAEQGGLIWINTLAAPAAAMIGWLITERIRDGHPTSLGAASGVVAGLVAITPACADVSPVGALGLGVVAGVASALAVGLKFRWGFDDSLDVVGVHLVSGIIGTVALGFIAVPSEGSTPGGLFYGGGFAQLWAQLAAAGVAIVFSAVMTAIIALAIHKTMGFRVSTEQENVGVDLSLHAETAYEFGVNGHGGSFQPLHEAMIGKSESTATKAPAEGKESVQA, via the coding sequence ATGGAACTTACCGCAGGTCACGTATGGGTCATGGTGGCGGCGGCGCTTGTGCTGTTCATGACACCTGGTCTGGCATTTTTCTACGGCGGCATGACACGCGCCAAAGCAGCCTTGAACATGATGATGATGAGCTTCATCTCCATCGGCATTGTGGGCGTCGTCTGGGTGCTGTGGGGTTCGTCCATGAGCTCCGGCGAAGGTTTCCTGGAAATCGTCGGCAACCCGCTCGCAACCTTCGGCCTCGAAGGGGTCAGCGCGACTCCGGACGGCCTGATCAAGGTTGGCTACGCAGCCACCTTCGCCATCATCACGGTGGCCCTCATCAGCGGCGCCATTGCAGACCGCGCCAAGTTCGGGGCCTGGAGCATCTTTGTGCCTGTGTGGGTCACCCTGGTTTACTGCCCCCTGGCCTACATGGTGTGGGGCGGCGGCCTCTTCGGCCCTGAAGGTGCGATCGGCAAGGCCCTGGGCCACGCCATCGACTTCGCCGGCGGCACCGTGGTGCACATCAACGCAGGTGTGGCGGCCCTTGTCCTGGTCCTCATCATTGGCAACCGTCGCGGTTTCGGCAAGGACCCCAACCACCGTCCGCACAACATCCCGTTCGTCATGCTCGGTGCGGCCATCCTCTGGTTCGGTTGGTTCGGCTTCAACGGCGGCGCAGCAGCGACTGCTGAACAGGGTGGCCTGATCTGGATCAACACCCTCGCGGCCCCGGCAGCGGCCATGATCGGTTGGCTCATCACTGAGCGGATCCGTGACGGTCACCCGACGTCCCTCGGCGCGGCCTCCGGTGTCGTGGCCGGCCTCGTGGCCATCACCCCGGCTTGTGCCGATGTCAGCCCCGTGGGTGCCCTCGGCCTCGGTGTGGTTGCCGGTGTGGCCTCCGCCCTTGCAGTCGGCCTGAAGTTCCGCTGGGGCTTCGATGACTCGCTGGACGTTGTAGGCGTCCACCTCGTCTCCGGCATCATCGGCACCGTGGCCCTCGGCTTCATCGCAGTCCCGAGCGAAGGCTCCACCCCCGGCGGTCTCTTCTACGGCGGCGGATTCGCCCAGCTGTGGGCGCAGCTCGCAGCAGCCGGCGTGGCAATTGTCTTCTCGGCGGTCATGACGGCCATCATCGCCCTGGCCATCCACAAGACAATGGGCTTCCGGGTCTCCACCGAACAGGAGAACGTCGGTGTCGACCTCAGCCTCCACGCTGAGACGGCTTACGAGTTCGGCGTCAACGGACACGGTGGCAGCTTCCAGCCGCTGCACGAGGCCATGATCGGCAAGTCGGAATCCACCGCAACCAAGGCACCCGCAGAGGGCAAGGAGAGTGTCCAGGCATGA